One window of Hoplias malabaricus isolate fHopMal1 chromosome 16, fHopMal1.hap1, whole genome shotgun sequence genomic DNA carries:
- the LOC136671504 gene encoding ammonium transporter Rh type C 2-like isoform X4 → MKTTMGNCQAFCNRSKDTNVRVSLPSVCFVWQVSMVVLFGVFVRYNSESDAHWAEYMRQNNITSNTENDFYYRYPSFQDVHVMIFVGFGFLMTFLKRYSFGGVGFNFLIAAFGIQWALLMQGWFHSFNPVDRTIRIGIENLINADFCVAGSLIAYGACLGKVSPVQLMVMTLFGVTLFAVDEYIILNVIHAKDAGGSMTIHMFGAYYGLVISWILYRPNLHQSKRLQGSHYHSDVFAMIGTLFLWLFWPSFNSATANHGDGQHRAAINTYLSLAASVLTAFAISSLSAKKGKLDMVHIQNATLAGGVAMGTAGEFMITPYGSLIVGFCSGILSTFGYLVLSVDQHIQLCGQVHEQDSGHTGRLSGRGAVCGSPVRTGRWHVGGILKLPIWGDPEDDDCFDDEVYWEMPEDEESIPPVMEYRTQRANQNFDVIETNFSTDIRPV, encoded by the exons ATGAAAA CTACCATGGGGAACTGCCAGGCCTTCTGTAACCGCTCCAAGGACACCAACGTCCGGGTCAGTCTGCCCTCCGTCTGCTTCGTCTGGCAGGTCTCCATGGTCGTTCTGTTCGGGGTCTTTGTTCGTTATAACAGTGAGTCTGACGCTCACTGGGCCGAGTACATGCGCCAGAACAACATCACCAGCAACACTGAGAATGACTTCTACTACAGATATCCCA GTTTCCAGGATGTTCATGTGATGATCTTTGTTGGTTTTGGTTTCCTCATGACCTTCCTGAAGCGTTACAGCTTTGGTGGAGTGGGCTTCAACTTCCTCATCGCTGCCTTCGGGATCCAGTGGGCTCTGCTGATGCAAGGCTGGTTCCACTCTTTCAACCCAGTGGACAGAACCATCAGAATCGGAATCGAAAA CCTCATCAATGCTGACTTCTGTGTGGCCGGAAGTCTGATCGCTTACGGAGCGTGTCTGGGTAAAGTCAGTCCAGTGCAGCTGATGGTGATGACGTTGTTTGGAGTCACGTTGTTTGCAGTGGATGAGTACATCATCCTGAATGTTATTCAT GCCAAAGACGCAGGTGGCTCCATGACCATTCACATGTTTGGAGCTTATTATGGTCTGGTCATATCTTGGATCCTTTATCGACCGAATTTACATCAAAGCAAACGTCTACAAGGCTCCCACTACCATTCAGACGTCTTCGCTATGATTG GAACGCTGTTCCTCTGGCTGTTCTGGCCAAGTTTCAACTCTGCCACTGCCAACCACGGAGATGGCCAACACCGGGCAGCCATCAACACCTACCTGAGCCTGGCCGCCAGTGTCCTCACAGCCTTCGCCATCTCCAGCCTCTCAGCCAAGAAGGGCAAGCTGGACATG GTTCATATCCAGAATGCCACCCTGGCTGGAGGCGTTGCCATGGGAACAGCAGGTGAATTTATGATCACACCCTACGGCTCACTCATCGTTGGCTTCTGCAGCGGGATCCTATCCACCTTCGGCTACCTGGTGCTTTCG GTTGATCAGCACATTCAACTTTGTGGACAAGTTCATGAACAGGACAGCGGGCACACAGGGAGGTTATCAGGCCGCGGGGCTGTGTGTGGCTCTCCTGTTCGGACTGGGAGGTGGCATGTTG GTGGAATCCTGAAGCTGCCCATCTGGGGCGACCCAGAGGATGACGACTGCTTTGATGATGAGGTTTACTGGGAG ATGCCTGAAGACGAGGAGAGCATTCCTCCTGTTATGGAATATCGCACTCAGAGGGCAAACCAAAACTTTGATGT GATAGAGACTAATTTCTCAACAGACATCCGCCCCGTCTGA
- the LOC136671504 gene encoding ammonium transporter Rh type C 2-like isoform X1: protein MKTTMGNCQAFCNRSKDTNVRVSLPSVCFVWQVSMVVLFGVFVRYNSESDAHWAEYMRQNNITSNTENDFYYRYPSFQDVHVMIFVGFGFLMTFLKRYSFGGVGFNFLIAAFGIQWALLMQGWFHSFNPVDRTIRIGIENLINADFCVAGSLIAYGACLGKVSPVQLMVMTLFGVTLFAVDEYIILNVIHAKDAGGSMTIHMFGAYYGLVISWILYRPNLHQSKRLQGSHYHSDVFAMIGTLFLWLFWPSFNSATANHGDGQHRAAINTYLSLAASVLTAFAISSLSAKKGKLDMVHIQNATLAGGVAMGTAGEFMITPYGSLIVGFCSGILSTFGYLVLSPLLERHLKIQDTCGIHNLHAMPGLLGGIVGAITAATATESVYGKEGLISTFNFVDKFMNRTAGTQGGYQAAGLCVALLFGLGGGMLVGGILKLPIWGDPEDDDCFDDEVYWEMPEDEESIPPVMEYRTQRANQNFDVIETNFSTDIRPV from the exons ATGAAAA CTACCATGGGGAACTGCCAGGCCTTCTGTAACCGCTCCAAGGACACCAACGTCCGGGTCAGTCTGCCCTCCGTCTGCTTCGTCTGGCAGGTCTCCATGGTCGTTCTGTTCGGGGTCTTTGTTCGTTATAACAGTGAGTCTGACGCTCACTGGGCCGAGTACATGCGCCAGAACAACATCACCAGCAACACTGAGAATGACTTCTACTACAGATATCCCA GTTTCCAGGATGTTCATGTGATGATCTTTGTTGGTTTTGGTTTCCTCATGACCTTCCTGAAGCGTTACAGCTTTGGTGGAGTGGGCTTCAACTTCCTCATCGCTGCCTTCGGGATCCAGTGGGCTCTGCTGATGCAAGGCTGGTTCCACTCTTTCAACCCAGTGGACAGAACCATCAGAATCGGAATCGAAAA CCTCATCAATGCTGACTTCTGTGTGGCCGGAAGTCTGATCGCTTACGGAGCGTGTCTGGGTAAAGTCAGTCCAGTGCAGCTGATGGTGATGACGTTGTTTGGAGTCACGTTGTTTGCAGTGGATGAGTACATCATCCTGAATGTTATTCAT GCCAAAGACGCAGGTGGCTCCATGACCATTCACATGTTTGGAGCTTATTATGGTCTGGTCATATCTTGGATCCTTTATCGACCGAATTTACATCAAAGCAAACGTCTACAAGGCTCCCACTACCATTCAGACGTCTTCGCTATGATTG GAACGCTGTTCCTCTGGCTGTTCTGGCCAAGTTTCAACTCTGCCACTGCCAACCACGGAGATGGCCAACACCGGGCAGCCATCAACACCTACCTGAGCCTGGCCGCCAGTGTCCTCACAGCCTTCGCCATCTCCAGCCTCTCAGCCAAGAAGGGCAAGCTGGACATG GTTCATATCCAGAATGCCACCCTGGCTGGAGGCGTTGCCATGGGAACAGCAGGTGAATTTATGATCACACCCTACGGCTCACTCATCGTTGGCTTCTGCAGCGGGATCCTATCCACCTTCGGCTACCTGGTGCTTTCG CCTTTATTGGAGAGGCACTTGAAGATCCAGGACACTTGTGGGATCCATAATTTGCACGCCATGCCAGGCCTGCTTGGAGGAATTGTAGGTGCCATCACAGCAGCCACTGCAACAGAGTCTGTCTACGGAAAAGAAGG GTTGATCAGCACATTCAACTTTGTGGACAAGTTCATGAACAGGACAGCGGGCACACAGGGAGGTTATCAGGCCGCGGGGCTGTGTGTGGCTCTCCTGTTCGGACTGGGAGGTGGCATGTTGGTGG GTGGAATCCTGAAGCTGCCCATCTGGGGCGACCCAGAGGATGACGACTGCTTTGATGATGAGGTTTACTGGGAG ATGCCTGAAGACGAGGAGAGCATTCCTCCTGTTATGGAATATCGCACTCAGAGGGCAAACCAAAACTTTGATGT GATAGAGACTAATTTCTCAACAGACATCCGCCCCGTCTGA
- the LOC136671504 gene encoding ammonium transporter Rh type C 2-like isoform X2 codes for MGNCQAFCNRSKDTNVRVSLPSVCFVWQVSMVVLFGVFVRYNSESDAHWAEYMRQNNITSNTENDFYYRYPSFQDVHVMIFVGFGFLMTFLKRYSFGGVGFNFLIAAFGIQWALLMQGWFHSFNPVDRTIRIGIENLINADFCVAGSLIAYGACLGKVSPVQLMVMTLFGVTLFAVDEYIILNVIHAKDAGGSMTIHMFGAYYGLVISWILYRPNLHQSKRLQGSHYHSDVFAMIGTLFLWLFWPSFNSATANHGDGQHRAAINTYLSLAASVLTAFAISSLSAKKGKLDMVHIQNATLAGGVAMGTAGEFMITPYGSLIVGFCSGILSTFGYLVLSPLLERHLKIQDTCGIHNLHAMPGLLGGIVGAITAATATESVYGKEGLISTFNFVDKFMNRTAGTQGGYQAAGLCVALLFGLGGGMLVGGILKLPIWGDPEDDDCFDDEVYWEMPEDEESIPPVMEYRTQRANQNFDVIETNFSTDIRPV; via the exons ATGGGGAACTGCCAGGCCTTCTGTAACCGCTCCAAGGACACCAACGTCCGGGTCAGTCTGCCCTCCGTCTGCTTCGTCTGGCAGGTCTCCATGGTCGTTCTGTTCGGGGTCTTTGTTCGTTATAACAGTGAGTCTGACGCTCACTGGGCCGAGTACATGCGCCAGAACAACATCACCAGCAACACTGAGAATGACTTCTACTACAGATATCCCA GTTTCCAGGATGTTCATGTGATGATCTTTGTTGGTTTTGGTTTCCTCATGACCTTCCTGAAGCGTTACAGCTTTGGTGGAGTGGGCTTCAACTTCCTCATCGCTGCCTTCGGGATCCAGTGGGCTCTGCTGATGCAAGGCTGGTTCCACTCTTTCAACCCAGTGGACAGAACCATCAGAATCGGAATCGAAAA CCTCATCAATGCTGACTTCTGTGTGGCCGGAAGTCTGATCGCTTACGGAGCGTGTCTGGGTAAAGTCAGTCCAGTGCAGCTGATGGTGATGACGTTGTTTGGAGTCACGTTGTTTGCAGTGGATGAGTACATCATCCTGAATGTTATTCAT GCCAAAGACGCAGGTGGCTCCATGACCATTCACATGTTTGGAGCTTATTATGGTCTGGTCATATCTTGGATCCTTTATCGACCGAATTTACATCAAAGCAAACGTCTACAAGGCTCCCACTACCATTCAGACGTCTTCGCTATGATTG GAACGCTGTTCCTCTGGCTGTTCTGGCCAAGTTTCAACTCTGCCACTGCCAACCACGGAGATGGCCAACACCGGGCAGCCATCAACACCTACCTGAGCCTGGCCGCCAGTGTCCTCACAGCCTTCGCCATCTCCAGCCTCTCAGCCAAGAAGGGCAAGCTGGACATG GTTCATATCCAGAATGCCACCCTGGCTGGAGGCGTTGCCATGGGAACAGCAGGTGAATTTATGATCACACCCTACGGCTCACTCATCGTTGGCTTCTGCAGCGGGATCCTATCCACCTTCGGCTACCTGGTGCTTTCG CCTTTATTGGAGAGGCACTTGAAGATCCAGGACACTTGTGGGATCCATAATTTGCACGCCATGCCAGGCCTGCTTGGAGGAATTGTAGGTGCCATCACAGCAGCCACTGCAACAGAGTCTGTCTACGGAAAAGAAGG GTTGATCAGCACATTCAACTTTGTGGACAAGTTCATGAACAGGACAGCGGGCACACAGGGAGGTTATCAGGCCGCGGGGCTGTGTGTGGCTCTCCTGTTCGGACTGGGAGGTGGCATGTTGGTGG GTGGAATCCTGAAGCTGCCCATCTGGGGCGACCCAGAGGATGACGACTGCTTTGATGATGAGGTTTACTGGGAG ATGCCTGAAGACGAGGAGAGCATTCCTCCTGTTATGGAATATCGCACTCAGAGGGCAAACCAAAACTTTGATGT GATAGAGACTAATTTCTCAACAGACATCCGCCCCGTCTGA
- the LOC136671504 gene encoding ammonium transporter Rh type C-like isoform X3, with protein sequence MKTTMGNCQAFCNRSKDTNVRVSLPSVCFVWQVSMVVLFGVFVRYNSESDAHWAEYMRQNNITSNTENDFYYRYPSFQDVHVMIFVGFGFLMTFLKRYSFGGVGFNFLIAAFGIQWALLMQGWFHSFNPVDRTIRIGIENLINADFCVAGSLIAYGACLGKVSPVQLMVMTLFGVTLFAVDEYIILNVIHAKDAGGSMTIHMFGAYYGLVISWILYRPNLHQSKRLQGSHYHSDVFAMIGTLFLWLFWPSFNSATANHGDGQHRAAINTYLSLAASVLTAFAISSLSAKKGKLDMVHIQNATLAGGVAMGTAGEFMITPYGSLIVGFCSGILSTFGYLVLSPLLERHLKIQDTCGIHNLHAMPGLLGGIVGAITAATATESVYGKEGLISTFNFVDKFMNRTAGTQGGYQAAGLCVALLFGLGGGMLVGGILKLPIWGDPEDDDCFDDEVYWEMPEDEESIPPVMEYRTQRANQNFDVRILQQ encoded by the exons ATGAAAA CTACCATGGGGAACTGCCAGGCCTTCTGTAACCGCTCCAAGGACACCAACGTCCGGGTCAGTCTGCCCTCCGTCTGCTTCGTCTGGCAGGTCTCCATGGTCGTTCTGTTCGGGGTCTTTGTTCGTTATAACAGTGAGTCTGACGCTCACTGGGCCGAGTACATGCGCCAGAACAACATCACCAGCAACACTGAGAATGACTTCTACTACAGATATCCCA GTTTCCAGGATGTTCATGTGATGATCTTTGTTGGTTTTGGTTTCCTCATGACCTTCCTGAAGCGTTACAGCTTTGGTGGAGTGGGCTTCAACTTCCTCATCGCTGCCTTCGGGATCCAGTGGGCTCTGCTGATGCAAGGCTGGTTCCACTCTTTCAACCCAGTGGACAGAACCATCAGAATCGGAATCGAAAA CCTCATCAATGCTGACTTCTGTGTGGCCGGAAGTCTGATCGCTTACGGAGCGTGTCTGGGTAAAGTCAGTCCAGTGCAGCTGATGGTGATGACGTTGTTTGGAGTCACGTTGTTTGCAGTGGATGAGTACATCATCCTGAATGTTATTCAT GCCAAAGACGCAGGTGGCTCCATGACCATTCACATGTTTGGAGCTTATTATGGTCTGGTCATATCTTGGATCCTTTATCGACCGAATTTACATCAAAGCAAACGTCTACAAGGCTCCCACTACCATTCAGACGTCTTCGCTATGATTG GAACGCTGTTCCTCTGGCTGTTCTGGCCAAGTTTCAACTCTGCCACTGCCAACCACGGAGATGGCCAACACCGGGCAGCCATCAACACCTACCTGAGCCTGGCCGCCAGTGTCCTCACAGCCTTCGCCATCTCCAGCCTCTCAGCCAAGAAGGGCAAGCTGGACATG GTTCATATCCAGAATGCCACCCTGGCTGGAGGCGTTGCCATGGGAACAGCAGGTGAATTTATGATCACACCCTACGGCTCACTCATCGTTGGCTTCTGCAGCGGGATCCTATCCACCTTCGGCTACCTGGTGCTTTCG CCTTTATTGGAGAGGCACTTGAAGATCCAGGACACTTGTGGGATCCATAATTTGCACGCCATGCCAGGCCTGCTTGGAGGAATTGTAGGTGCCATCACAGCAGCCACTGCAACAGAGTCTGTCTACGGAAAAGAAGG GTTGATCAGCACATTCAACTTTGTGGACAAGTTCATGAACAGGACAGCGGGCACACAGGGAGGTTATCAGGCCGCGGGGCTGTGTGTGGCTCTCCTGTTCGGACTGGGAGGTGGCATGTTGGTGG GTGGAATCCTGAAGCTGCCCATCTGGGGCGACCCAGAGGATGACGACTGCTTTGATGATGAGGTTTACTGGGAG ATGCCTGAAGACGAGGAGAGCATTCCTCCTGTTATGGAATATCGCACTCAGAGGGCAAACCAAAACTTTGATGT ACGAATATTGCAGCAGTGA